A genomic region of uncultured Roseibium sp. contains the following coding sequences:
- a CDS encoding SPOR domain-containing protein, with translation MSSGRVGSTDYFAGLDDFAEDVSDKPQSGPSRVEPSFPDTAFKPGNTGRPPLGPEKHPAPIVGEIRNQFFARTGGESALPDDNVPPLDPQQVGGERAENVSPLWPRLDNPQADAPAGVSVPGYAAPDVPVEPVTEALNEPAAYRTEPAGDLTGGFARNSLDTATPLTRNVAMDIEQSLTAELEDELIGALRQSVDEEVGKPASGTTQEVASTDAFSDITEDVVDHDVPVAVAPDPVARVEEARWRHESATTQPVAEAAAPYSERDLTSRVEQPTGFPNNPDFASLSHVDPARPHADSVDEFRRPAIDENELFSALNTENSAASSASGASQAGRHSESPAGIDALFADLDFPERENRTPIAAEPEAPEPEPTVSADAIDDMAWPEAANAVPDVEDREDDSPPPPEGYDLDAVARAMQESDPSLSGAGVLPPHPETERVAADQSTGKSRRGLYAAMGVVGVAALGGAGFFFYDGNSVQVPSGPPPVISGLQEPLKIFPEQSQSNATGQSSIKITDRLQSTGESVPERLNIPETPQPVELPPAPAASDGSSELAPGTPKQVRTVIVRPDGTIVSGDEAPVISAPTTVETPAPQAPEIAAPAITAETPQIAATETVNAVPVQTEPIVVAPQTQTATATEAVPVPPQAEETAAAAPVEPAAPAVPEIVTQTEEPVQAQTETQAPAAPVPTVIPRKKPQAPVQVAAAPVAQTAPVAQTAPATAQRQNGPLNLANTGTAQSQPAASTSGSIPSGTYIVQVTSQRSAAAARDAYAGLQRSYPGVLGNRSAVIVSADLGDRGIFYRARIPTGSRSEADSLCESLKGAGGDCFVRRQP, from the coding sequence GTGAGCAGCGGTCGCGTCGGAAGTACAGACTACTTTGCGGGGCTTGATGATTTTGCGGAAGACGTCTCAGACAAACCGCAATCCGGACCTTCGCGTGTCGAGCCGTCTTTCCCCGATACCGCCTTCAAACCCGGCAACACCGGCAGGCCGCCACTTGGGCCGGAAAAGCATCCGGCACCGATTGTCGGCGAGATCCGGAACCAGTTTTTTGCCCGCACCGGGGGCGAATCGGCGCTTCCTGACGACAATGTTCCGCCTCTGGATCCGCAGCAGGTCGGCGGTGAGCGCGCCGAAAATGTTTCGCCCTTGTGGCCCAGGCTCGACAATCCACAGGCTGATGCGCCTGCTGGCGTTTCCGTGCCTGGATACGCTGCACCGGACGTTCCCGTCGAACCGGTTACCGAGGCGCTGAATGAACCGGCAGCTTACCGGACTGAACCTGCCGGCGATCTCACAGGCGGTTTTGCGAGAAACAGTCTCGATACGGCCACACCGCTGACACGCAACGTGGCGATGGACATCGAGCAGAGCCTGACCGCTGAACTCGAAGACGAACTGATCGGTGCACTCCGTCAATCAGTGGACGAGGAAGTCGGAAAACCGGCTTCTGGGACCACGCAAGAGGTCGCATCGACGGATGCGTTTTCGGACATCACCGAAGACGTGGTGGATCACGATGTCCCCGTGGCGGTCGCCCCCGATCCAGTTGCAAGGGTCGAGGAGGCCCGGTGGAGGCATGAGAGCGCAACGACGCAACCGGTTGCCGAAGCAGCGGCACCCTATAGCGAGCGGGACCTGACGAGCAGGGTGGAGCAACCAACGGGTTTTCCCAATAATCCGGATTTCGCATCGTTGTCCCATGTCGATCCGGCAAGGCCGCACGCCGACAGCGTGGACGAATTCCGCAGACCGGCGATCGACGAGAACGAACTGTTTTCTGCACTGAATACGGAGAATTCTGCGGCTTCATCAGCCTCCGGCGCGTCACAGGCTGGCCGGCATTCAGAGAGCCCGGCAGGCATCGACGCCCTTTTTGCCGATCTCGATTTCCCGGAGCGCGAAAACCGCACGCCGATTGCTGCCGAACCGGAAGCGCCGGAACCTGAACCGACTGTTTCTGCAGATGCCATTGATGACATGGCATGGCCTGAAGCGGCGAACGCCGTGCCTGATGTCGAGGACCGTGAAGACGACTCGCCACCGCCGCCGGAAGGGTACGATCTCGATGCCGTTGCCCGGGCGATGCAGGAGAGCGATCCGAGCCTGAGCGGGGCCGGGGTGCTTCCGCCGCATCCGGAAACCGAAAGAGTGGCCGCCGACCAGTCGACCGGCAAGTCGCGACGTGGCCTTTACGCTGCCATGGGCGTCGTCGGCGTGGCCGCGCTTGGTGGCGCGGGTTTCTTTTTCTACGACGGGAATTCCGTTCAAGTCCCCAGCGGTCCGCCACCGGTAATCAGCGGCCTGCAGGAGCCCTTGAAAATATTCCCCGAGCAGAGCCAGTCCAATGCCACCGGACAATCGTCCATCAAGATCACGGATCGTCTTCAAAGCACGGGAGAGAGCGTCCCCGAGCGTCTGAACATTCCTGAAACGCCGCAACCCGTTGAGCTGCCTCCGGCTCCCGCTGCCTCTGACGGCAGTTCCGAACTTGCGCCCGGGACGCCGAAACAGGTACGTACCGTGATCGTCCGCCCAGACGGCACCATCGTTTCCGGCGACGAAGCGCCCGTCATCAGCGCACCGACGACCGTGGAAACCCCGGCGCCGCAAGCACCGGAGATAGCCGCACCTGCGATCACAGCGGAAACACCTCAGATAGCGGCCACAGAGACGGTGAACGCCGTGCCCGTGCAGACGGAACCCATCGTGGTGGCGCCCCAGACGCAAACCGCCACGGCAACGGAAGCGGTCCCCGTACCCCCGCAGGCGGAAGAAACCGCTGCGGCAGCACCTGTCGAACCCGCGGCACCAGCCGTTCCTGAAATCGTGACCCAAACCGAAGAGCCCGTTCAGGCGCAGACCGAAACACAGGCTCCGGCGGCACCGGTCCCGACGGTCATTCCGAGGAAAAAACCGCAGGCCCCTGTTCAGGTCGCGGCTGCTCCCGTCGCACAGACCGCGCCTGTGGCGCAGACCGCACCGGCAACGGCGCAACGCCAGAACGGTCCATTGAACCTTGCCAACACCGGCACTGCCCAAAGCCAGCCGGCAGCATCTACGAGCGGGTCAATTCCTTCCGGCACTTATATTGTTCAGGTTACCTCGCAACGCTCCGCGGCTGCGGCACGTGACGCGTATGCCGGGCTGCAGAGAAGCTATCCTGGCGTGCTTGGAAACCGGAGTGCCGTTATAGTTTCCGCCGACCTGGGCGACCGCGGCATCTTCTACCGAGCGCGCATTCCGACAGGGTCTCGAAGCGAAGCCGATTCGCTGTGCGAAAGCCTGAAAGGCGCAGGTGGGGACTGTTTCGTCCGGCGTCAGCCCTAG
- a CDS encoding LysR family transcriptional regulator: MNWDDLKLINAAARMRSLSGAAKALKLSQPQLSRRLKTFEDKVGARLFDRTPTGLKPTEAGLRLIPLAEEMRKSADAASRVLPDLSGSALKVVRVAVDEVRARILTDCFKELCALMPGVELEIISSHLHADHQSRGIELQIRNCLPETDTLISRKVGDVAYGVFGSRQYLADNPEIQRDLKCAECDWLGFAPDDLWYPAQARWMEARNISRPRMRTNTMTTLMNMTAAGQGLALLPVFMGDSHPSLVGITGPLAELTNPEHIIVHRDVRREPAVQTAMNAIARVYRLMWPRLTGTVHDVRQAAE, translated from the coding sequence ATGAACTGGGATGACCTCAAACTGATCAATGCGGCCGCGCGCATGCGGTCGCTCTCCGGAGCGGCAAAGGCGCTCAAGTTGAGCCAGCCGCAACTGAGCCGCCGCCTCAAGACCTTCGAAGACAAGGTCGGCGCCAGGCTGTTCGACCGGACGCCGACCGGCCTCAAGCCGACCGAAGCCGGTCTGCGTCTCATTCCACTTGCCGAGGAGATGCGCAAGAGTGCGGACGCGGCCAGCCGCGTGTTGCCCGACCTTTCGGGATCCGCATTGAAAGTGGTCCGCGTTGCCGTCGACGAAGTGCGCGCAAGGATCCTCACCGACTGTTTCAAGGAGCTTTGCGCACTTATGCCGGGGGTTGAGCTGGAGATCATTTCCAGCCATCTGCATGCCGATCATCAATCGCGTGGCATAGAGCTGCAGATCAGGAACTGCCTGCCAGAGACAGACACGCTCATCTCACGAAAAGTGGGCGATGTTGCTTATGGTGTCTTCGGCTCCAGGCAGTATCTGGCAGACAATCCGGAAATCCAGCGCGATCTGAAGTGTGCCGAATGCGACTGGCTCGGATTTGCACCGGATGACCTCTGGTACCCTGCTCAGGCCCGCTGGATGGAGGCCCGGAACATCAGCCGTCCCCGGATGCGCACCAACACGATGACGACACTCATGAACATGACGGCCGCCGGCCAGGGACTGGCTCTGCTGCCGGTTTTCATGGGAGACAGTCATCCGTCGCTTGTCGGGATTACCGGGCCACTCGCGGAACTGACCAACCCCGAGCACATCATCGTTCACCGGGATGTGCGGCGTGAACCCGCAGTCCAGACCGCAATGAACGCGATTGCGCGTGTTTACAGGCTCATGTGGCCGCGCCTGACGGGTACGGTCCATGACGTGAGGCAGGCTGCGGAATAG
- a CDS encoding DMT family transporter yields MPPNSDYMRRENIALAYGLALAGMAAFTPVFAAGKIADGLLPVVVLVWLRFLGGALTIVGFGTVRRVPLFSRVSPLWKLHLMRAFCGIGGLACSIYAASILPLADATAIGLTKGIIAIALAGLVLKELITGRHWLSGGLCALGAYLVVRSVSGNGGLNALALDGVAAALMAAVFMACEALIMRYIAQRENTVTILAYVNIFATVLLTIPVLWIIREQQVPMSSLWAFAWLGPVAIIGQSLNISAYRRTGAATLAPIYYSSVVLAAAFAYLVWGEVPSPIAAFGAGLIVLGGLVLTIGRPVSHPATSWRGMEGSDPAGSRSRNGCR; encoded by the coding sequence ATGCCGCCAAATTCCGATTACATGCGCCGTGAAAACATTGCCCTGGCCTACGGACTGGCTCTGGCGGGCATGGCGGCGTTCACGCCCGTCTTTGCGGCCGGGAAGATCGCGGACGGCCTCCTGCCGGTGGTCGTTCTGGTCTGGCTCCGGTTTCTCGGCGGCGCTCTTACGATCGTCGGTTTCGGAACGGTCAGGCGGGTACCGCTTTTTTCCAGGGTAAGTCCGCTCTGGAAGCTTCATCTGATGCGCGCTTTCTGCGGCATCGGCGGCCTGGCATGCTCGATCTACGCAGCCAGCATCCTGCCGCTCGCGGACGCGACCGCTATCGGACTGACCAAGGGCATCATCGCGATCGCTCTGGCCGGACTTGTTTTGAAGGAACTGATAACCGGCCGTCATTGGCTCTCCGGCGGCTTGTGCGCGCTTGGTGCCTATCTTGTCGTCAGGTCCGTGAGCGGCAACGGGGGCCTGAACGCGCTCGCTCTGGACGGTGTCGCCGCGGCGCTGATGGCCGCTGTCTTCATGGCCTGTGAGGCGCTGATCATGCGCTACATAGCGCAGCGCGAAAACACGGTCACGATCCTGGCCTATGTCAACATCTTCGCAACGGTTCTGCTGACTATACCGGTTCTCTGGATCATCCGCGAGCAACAGGTGCCAATGTCCAGTCTCTGGGCATTTGCCTGGCTCGGACCGGTCGCCATTATCGGCCAGTCACTCAATATTTCCGCCTACCGGCGCACCGGGGCCGCAACACTGGCGCCGATCTATTACAGCAGCGTCGTGCTGGCCGCCGCATTCGCGTATCTGGTCTGGGGCGAGGTTCCGTCACCGATTGCGGCGTTTGGAGCCGGCCTGATCGTCCTGGGCGGCCTGGTCCTGACCATTGGACGCCCGGTCAGTCACCCAGCAACTTCTTGGCGAGGAATGGAAGGCTCAGATCCAGCCGGTAGTCGATCGAGGAATGGTTGTCGTTGA
- a CDS encoding alpha/beta hydrolase-fold protein, with product MRARLDIPAGTLHRVSHRSEILGQNRLGDTATREIVVYVPHGHDGAGLPLLVDIVGFTAGGPAHVNWKNFGENVPERLDRLIHDGELPPVVVAFPDCFTRLGGNQYIDSLVMGPWATWLTTEMLEDVEGRFKCGGPGLRAIFGKSSGGYGSIVHAMLHADVWSAAACHSGDMAFELCYLPEMPNAVRAIAKAGSIEAFVTGFEQGPKYPGNALHDLMTLAMAATYDPDPDPEVFCGIRLPVDMETCEIIQERWQAWLSWDPIEMIDSHVPALKSLKGLWIDCGSVDQYNLVYGARRLRRKLEAHDVDCVYEEFNDNHSSIDYRLDLSLPFLAKKLLGD from the coding sequence ATGCGTGCACGACTAGACATTCCGGCCGGCACGCTTCACAGGGTATCCCACCGGTCAGAGATTCTGGGCCAGAACCGCCTCGGCGATACGGCGACCCGCGAAATCGTCGTTTACGTGCCCCACGGGCACGATGGCGCGGGGTTGCCGCTGCTCGTCGACATTGTCGGCTTCACCGCAGGCGGCCCCGCACATGTCAACTGGAAGAATTTCGGCGAAAACGTACCGGAGCGGCTGGACCGGCTGATCCATGACGGCGAGTTGCCGCCGGTCGTCGTTGCCTTTCCGGACTGTTTTACCCGGCTTGGCGGAAACCAGTATATCGACAGCCTTGTCATGGGACCCTGGGCAACCTGGCTGACAACCGAAATGCTGGAAGATGTCGAGGGACGCTTCAAATGTGGCGGCCCCGGGTTGCGCGCGATATTCGGAAAGTCGTCCGGCGGGTACGGGTCCATCGTCCATGCGATGCTTCACGCTGACGTCTGGTCGGCTGCAGCGTGTCACTCCGGCGATATGGCGTTCGAACTGTGCTATCTGCCGGAGATGCCGAACGCCGTACGGGCGATCGCCAAGGCCGGATCGATCGAAGCCTTCGTAACCGGCTTCGAGCAGGGACCGAAATACCCTGGAAATGCGCTGCATGACCTGATGACGCTCGCAATGGCGGCAACGTATGACCCGGATCCGGATCCAGAGGTGTTTTGCGGCATCAGGTTACCCGTTGATATGGAGACCTGTGAAATCATCCAGGAGCGCTGGCAAGCCTGGCTTTCCTGGGACCCGATCGAGATGATCGACAGCCATGTTCCCGCGCTGAAGTCGCTGAAGGGCCTGTGGATCGATTGCGGTTCCGTCGATCAATACAATCTCGTTTACGGTGCGAGACGTTTGCGCAGAAAACTCGAGGCACACGACGTCGACTGCGTGTACGAGGAATTCAACGACAACCATTCCTCGATCGACTACCGGCTGGATCTGAGCCTTCCATTCCTCGCCAAGAAGTTGCTGGGTGACTGA
- the nagZ gene encoding beta-N-acetylhexosaminidase, producing MTKAFVSGCAGVTLTRDEIAFFREADPWGLILFARNVETRDQLRALTSAFREAVDRQDAPVLVDQEGGRVQRLKAPNWPKYPAPKLYGDLYRKDAETGLRAAWLGARLIASDLFEVGITIDCLPCLDVRFPDTVDAIGDRSLSGDPDVVTRLGQAMIDGAVSGGVLPVIKHIPGHGRAQVDSHLELPRVDVDIAALKSVDFRPFKALSGVSLGMTAHIIYNAIDPETAGTQSAKVVQDVIRREIGFEGCLMSDDISMKALGGDYVERSRKIITAGCDIVLHCNSEMSEMVAVAEAVPDLAGVSAQRCATALDGLKPPEPGFDLAAARDEFHDITGLNMA from the coding sequence ATGACCAAGGCATTTGTGTCCGGCTGTGCCGGAGTGACGCTCACCCGTGATGAAATCGCGTTCTTCAGGGAAGCCGATCCCTGGGGCCTGATCCTGTTTGCCCGGAACGTGGAAACGCGGGATCAGCTTCGTGCGCTGACATCTGCGTTTCGCGAAGCTGTCGACAGACAGGACGCACCGGTTCTTGTTGACCAGGAAGGCGGCCGCGTCCAGCGATTGAAAGCGCCGAACTGGCCGAAATACCCGGCACCCAAACTGTATGGCGACCTTTATCGGAAAGATGCGGAGACAGGCCTACGGGCCGCCTGGCTTGGGGCGCGCCTGATCGCATCGGATCTGTTCGAGGTCGGCATAACGATCGATTGTCTGCCCTGCCTGGATGTGCGGTTCCCGGACACCGTTGATGCAATCGGTGACCGGTCGCTTTCCGGAGATCCGGATGTCGTCACGCGGCTTGGCCAGGCCATGATCGACGGTGCTGTCTCCGGCGGTGTTCTGCCGGTGATCAAGCATATTCCGGGTCATGGCCGCGCGCAGGTGGACAGTCATCTGGAGCTACCGCGTGTCGATGTAGACATCGCGGCGCTGAAAAGCGTGGATTTCCGCCCCTTCAAGGCACTTTCGGGCGTGTCATTGGGAATGACTGCCCATATCATTTACAATGCAATCGACCCTGAGACGGCCGGAACGCAGAGCGCGAAGGTCGTCCAGGATGTGATCCGCAGGGAAATCGGGTTTGAAGGCTGTCTGATGAGTGACGATATCTCGATGAAGGCGCTTGGAGGTGACTACGTCGAGAGATCGCGGAAGATCATAACGGCGGGATGCGACATTGTCCTGCATTGCAACAGCGAGATGAGCGAGATGGTCGCCGTCGCCGAAGCGGTGCCCGACCTGGCCGGTGTATCGGCGCAACGATGTGCAACGGCGCTGGACGGGTTGAAACCGCCCGAACCCGGCTTTGATTTGGCCGCGGCCCGGGATGAGTTTCATGACATCACCGGGTTGAACATGGCCTGA
- a CDS encoding ScpA family protein: protein MAELETHRQISDDGSYDLLSTVGGEEERAISEPQLVVDVEGFEGPLDLLLGMARTQKVDLAKISILQLVEQYLTFVAEARRMRLELAADYLVMAAWLAFLKSKLLLPEQKDEDEPTGEELAAALAFRLRRLEAMREVSEKLMNLNRQGRDVFHRGDPETMSVQQKSIWDASIYDLLSAYAIQRQRQSVTSVRVLKRTVWSLQEARELLTRLVGRVSEWAPLNAYLRDYLYDNKDWATIVASTFSASLEMVREGKVEIRQGEAFSPVYIRSIVKEDAHDV from the coding sequence ATGGCTGAACTGGAAACGCATAGGCAGATTTCAGACGACGGGTCTTACGACCTGCTGAGCACTGTCGGTGGCGAGGAAGAGCGTGCGATTTCCGAACCGCAGCTGGTCGTGGATGTCGAGGGGTTCGAAGGCCCCCTGGATCTTCTGCTCGGCATGGCGCGCACGCAAAAGGTCGACCTTGCGAAAATCTCCATTCTGCAACTCGTCGAGCAGTACCTGACCTTTGTCGCCGAGGCGCGGCGGATGCGTCTGGAGCTGGCGGCCGACTATCTTGTCATGGCGGCATGGCTTGCCTTCTTGAAGTCGAAGCTGCTTCTGCCCGAGCAAAAGGACGAGGACGAGCCGACCGGTGAAGAATTGGCGGCAGCTCTTGCGTTCAGGCTGCGGCGGCTGGAAGCGATGCGCGAAGTCTCGGAGAAACTGATGAACCTGAACCGGCAGGGGCGGGACGTCTTCCATCGCGGCGATCCCGAGACCATGTCGGTGCAACAGAAAAGCATCTGGGATGCCTCCATCTACGACCTGCTCTCGGCCTATGCCATCCAGCGGCAGAGGCAGTCGGTCACGTCGGTCAGGGTTCTGAAACGCACGGTCTGGTCGCTGCAGGAGGCGAGGGAGCTTCTCACCAGGCTGGTCGGCCGCGTCAGTGAATGGGCCCCCTTGAACGCCTATTTGCGGGACTATCTCTACGACAACAAGGACTGGGCGACGATCGTTGCGAGCACCTTTTCCGCAAGCCTGGAAATGGTGCGGGAAGGCAAGGTCGAGATCCGCCAGGGCGAAGCCTTCTCGCCGGTCTACATCCGCTCCATCGTGAAGGAAGACGCGCATGACGTCTGA